A region of Paenibacillus sp. JNUCC-31 DNA encodes the following proteins:
- a CDS encoding copper amine oxidase N-terminal domain-containing protein has protein sequence MNEIKNEKESKRMKKIAFLIMVFILLFVSSAYAEDRKVEDIQLMPAKVEVTVGEKIDFDVALIYDEENMMTSVDYPFLGNHVGLSKTDYTISKPHILKLLSNGMLKITGVGSSKVTVKVGNIEKSVVISGSLKDAIDGGYIKEGVTFVPMTEVFKALGGSVTYIAQQGNFDIKVGSTTITLPKTGTKATLNGEPLTLKSPLLIHNGVTLFPASVLSDALDGALTYNAKTKQMQISMGKGTMAVNIEQPAKPNNVTATTTPTKGKLYAVPASGDMKGWSILKGHPYEKSTRVYFKVNGSIVQIHTKDISKVDLNKKVTWTDLDGKKHTNTIKQLYIVFGKLSNEYSSELLYKMFGETYSDWISISSVNAEKYVDQYLEQQGLI, from the coding sequence ATGAACGAAATTAAAAATGAGAAGGAGAGTAAAAGAATGAAAAAAATAGCCTTTCTAATCATGGTTTTTATATTGTTGTTTGTCTCAAGTGCTTATGCGGAGGATCGCAAAGTTGAAGATATTCAGCTTATGCCAGCTAAAGTCGAAGTAACAGTCGGGGAGAAAATCGATTTTGATGTGGCTTTAATTTATGATGAGGAGAATATGATGACCAGTGTTGATTATCCCTTTCTAGGTAACCATGTTGGTCTCTCAAAAACAGACTATACCATCAGCAAACCACATATACTCAAGTTATTGAGCAATGGGATGTTAAAGATAACGGGTGTGGGTTCATCCAAAGTTACCGTTAAGGTCGGAAATATCGAGAAATCGGTTGTCATATCAGGTAGCTTGAAGGATGCCATTGATGGGGGATATATCAAAGAGGGTGTAACATTTGTTCCAATGACAGAGGTATTCAAGGCACTGGGGGGAAGTGTTACTTACATTGCTCAACAGGGCAACTTTGACATTAAGGTTGGTTCTACAACAATAACGCTCCCCAAAACGGGAACAAAGGCAACACTAAACGGAGAGCCGTTAACGCTCAAGTCACCACTGCTTATTCATAATGGCGTAACCTTGTTTCCTGCCTCTGTTCTCTCAGATGCGTTGGATGGAGCACTGACGTACAACGCCAAAACGAAGCAAATGCAAATATCCATGGGTAAAGGAACAATGGCTGTTAATATCGAACAACCTGCCAAACCAAACAATGTAACAGCCACAACTACCCCAACGAAAGGAAAACTATATGCTGTGCCTGCTTCGGGGGATATGAAAGGATGGAGTATTCTAAAGGGTCACCCTTACGAGAAAAGTACCCGTGTTTATTTCAAGGTGAATGGATCAATAGTTCAGATTCATACTAAGGATATAAGCAAGGTTGATCTTAATAAAAAAGTAACGTGGACAGACCTAGATGGCAAAAAACACACAAATACGATCAAACAGTTGTATATTGTTTTTGGGAAATTAAGTAATGAATATAGCAGTGAGTTATTATATAAAATGTTTGGGGAAACCTATTCAGACTGGATATCTATATCGTCAGTGAATGCGGAAAAGTATGTTGATCAGTATTTGGAGCAACAAGGTTTGATCTAA
- a CDS encoding 5'-nucleotidase C-terminal domain-containing protein, translated as MYWMQMKSWLRLFLAMVLLITGAIPAGLFNSKASAADEPLTVAQAQAKNSDKSIATVEGYVVGYYNSGSSIQLSPPFTSDTNFALADRPDETDVSKMMPVQVPTTAPRSTFGLQSNTSLYHSKVRINSVSLETYFTVNGIKSTASTIFQLIDETPETKVANVTANPSSGAVPAGTQVTLATTTVGAAVYYKLDDENAFLPYTVPITVNDTIHIEAYAHKSGLMDSDITLLDYTIVDNTPISISEARNKSENTPVTVQGIVTYREESGGLANLYIQDDHAGIVIRGTDATVEPGDRIEAYGPLTIYNGLLQVEKDKTGFPGGYIKVLDKTQEIPEPVTLTSKELTPAEGGGKGTGGIYEGMLVEVNAVTVTRSSSSTFYATDADGGEITIYAKNSPTALATGKTYEKVTGVLTYHTSYGLELIPRTASDVVENLLSVTASVPSGGIIKGSTVTLSSPTAGAEIYYTIDGTEPTQTSAKYSAPITLEEDTVVKAIAVSGGNTSDVYSFTYKVLHELDNLRIHDIQGTSHNSLYDGLAVQNVEGIVTYVVNASSFYIQEIPGMEDGDVKTSEGILIYKSSHGMTVGNKVKVSGQVKEYATATTELSTTEIVATAITVEDNNLELPEPVILGTNGRIIPTVIDSDQFGEFNPETDAIDFYESLEGMRVQLDNATIIGPYSSEPGVAVVVDNGPNNPVRTPAGGVILTADGREPYESALNPQRLFINKKPSQAVKTGDKLTESVKGVMTYSNGNFKVNPEGNLPAITSGGLEQATTTIQQADGKLTIATFNVENFSKKDAARAVKIGGIVVNNLKNPDIIGIMEVQDNDGATDSGTTAADASFQTLIDAIASKGGPTYKYTDIAPENNKDGGAPGGNIRVGFLYNESRVTLKQGNKGDAVTGIQVESDGSLSLNPGRIDPTNDAFASSRKPLAAEFEFNGERVVVIANHLNSKGGDLKPYGSIQPATRSSEIQRARQATAVNGFIKELLSKDPKVNVTVLGDFNDFQFSKTLNIVEGNELDNLVNKLPENKRYSYIYDGNSQTLDHILVSKNLSDTAVIEAVHVNADFEDSHGRVSDHDPLLAQLSIGSTAEEGDFNLRVLHTNDTHAHLDNIPRRVTAIKETRNDNTLVLDAGDVFSGTLYFNLFNGLADLEFMNMIGYDAMTFGNHEFDKGPSALKAFIEQANFPFVSANIDYTKDANLGSLYNGTIGNPGENSQIYPAIITEVNGEKVGIFGLTTPDTVSLSSPGDDLKFRDYKASAQATVNMLKDEGINKIIALTHLGYSEDLKLAEAVEGIDIVVGGHSHTILNKPVVVDTHMDPTLVVQTGEYDVSLGQLDVTFDEAGVLKTWNGKLLNLDAKDASGAYVYANDPEATEKLASYAGPLAEFKKEVIGKTNVFLDGERGSVRKQETNLGNLMTDGMLEKVKSIVKESDVKGYVAIQNGGGIRASFQKGDITLGDLLTVMPFGNNLSALKMTGKEITAALENGVSGVETGEGRFPQVSGMRFYYDSTKPGEKIDAITNTVTQVGQRVLKVQIKNANGTYTDIDPNGYYIVATNSFMANGGDFYRAMRVAKDDNRYYELNLVDYEIFHEHLDRVGTVNQTTEGRSTDLKGAPLPGDGNGSNPGNGGNPGSGNSGGGTTTPTTPVTPTNPTTPTTPTTPSVPGNGNSGGTTPTNPGTVLKDIGNHWAVAAIEQAISRGIVNGYQDGNFRPNAPATRAEFIVMLARAFELPASTKALTFKDASKIPAWAQSFIAQAVEQGIISGYTDETFRASGKVSRVEMTVMLVRALGLPVDSKSTLTFADANKVPAWAVPYIAAAYDAGLVKGTGKNMFNPLTEATRAEVVTLLMSASEFQAK; from the coding sequence ATGTATTGGATGCAAATGAAAAGCTGGCTCAGGTTGTTCCTGGCCATGGTCCTGTTGATAACAGGGGCCATTCCGGCCGGATTGTTCAACAGTAAGGCCTCTGCGGCAGATGAGCCGTTAACGGTTGCTCAGGCACAGGCGAAGAATTCTGACAAATCTATAGCGACTGTTGAAGGATATGTAGTTGGTTACTACAACAGTGGAAGCTCTATCCAGCTAAGTCCTCCGTTTACTTCTGACACAAACTTTGCACTGGCAGATCGACCTGATGAAACAGATGTGAGCAAAATGATGCCCGTACAAGTACCCACAACTGCTCCTCGCAGCACTTTTGGACTACAAAGCAATACTTCCTTATATCATTCCAAAGTTCGAATTAACAGCGTTAGTTTGGAAACCTATTTTACTGTAAACGGAATTAAAAGCACTGCTTCGACCATTTTCCAACTGATCGATGAGACGCCGGAAACCAAAGTGGCAAACGTCACAGCAAATCCATCCTCGGGTGCAGTTCCAGCAGGCACACAGGTTACACTGGCAACAACTACAGTTGGTGCAGCCGTATACTATAAGTTAGATGATGAAAATGCTTTTCTCCCATATACAGTGCCAATCACAGTGAATGATACGATTCACATTGAAGCTTATGCACACAAAAGTGGATTGATGGATAGCGATATTACGCTTCTTGACTATACCATCGTCGACAACACCCCCATTTCAATCTCCGAAGCACGAAATAAATCTGAGAATACGCCTGTTACCGTACAAGGGATTGTAACCTACCGAGAAGAATCGGGTGGATTGGCGAACTTGTACATTCAGGATGATCATGCTGGAATCGTTATTCGTGGAACGGACGCCACTGTGGAGCCAGGTGACCGTATTGAAGCTTATGGACCACTGACGATCTATAACGGTTTGCTTCAGGTAGAGAAGGACAAGACTGGATTTCCAGGCGGTTATATTAAGGTATTGGATAAAACACAAGAAATCCCTGAACCGGTTACATTGACATCCAAAGAGCTTACGCCTGCTGAAGGCGGAGGAAAGGGTACAGGTGGCATCTATGAAGGGATGCTTGTCGAAGTCAACGCAGTTACAGTGACAAGAAGCAGCAGTTCCACCTTTTATGCGACAGATGCCGATGGCGGAGAGATCACGATCTATGCCAAAAATAGCCCTACTGCACTGGCAACAGGCAAAACATACGAAAAAGTGACAGGGGTTTTGACCTATCATACAAGTTATGGTCTTGAACTGATTCCACGTACAGCATCGGATGTTGTCGAAAATCTGCTGTCTGTTACAGCAAGTGTTCCATCAGGAGGTATTATCAAAGGATCAACAGTCACTTTATCCTCGCCAACAGCAGGAGCAGAAATCTATTACACGATTGATGGGACTGAGCCAACCCAAACATCTGCAAAGTACAGTGCCCCGATTACATTAGAAGAGGACACGGTGGTTAAAGCGATTGCTGTATCAGGTGGAAATACAAGTGATGTGTATAGCTTTACTTACAAAGTTCTTCATGAACTGGACAATCTTAGAATCCATGATATTCAAGGGACTTCCCATAACTCTTTGTATGATGGTTTGGCTGTCCAGAATGTCGAAGGTATTGTGACTTATGTTGTAAATGCAAGTTCCTTCTATATACAGGAAATTCCTGGAATGGAAGATGGCGATGTGAAAACATCCGAAGGCATACTTATCTATAAGTCTTCACATGGAATGACAGTAGGTAATAAGGTGAAGGTGTCTGGTCAGGTCAAAGAATATGCAACAGCGACGACCGAACTGTCAACGACAGAGATCGTAGCGACAGCAATAACAGTTGAAGACAATAACCTAGAGCTTCCTGAACCTGTGATTTTGGGAACTAATGGTCGTATTATCCCAACCGTGATTGATTCAGATCAGTTCGGGGAGTTTAACCCGGAGACGGATGCGATCGATTTTTATGAAAGTCTGGAAGGCATGAGAGTTCAACTTGATAATGCAACAATTATCGGTCCGTATTCCAGTGAACCGGGTGTGGCCGTTGTCGTTGACAATGGTCCAAATAATCCGGTACGTACACCAGCAGGAGGTGTCATCCTCACTGCGGATGGTAGAGAACCATATGAGAGTGCGCTTAATCCACAACGTTTGTTCATTAACAAAAAGCCTTCTCAGGCGGTCAAAACCGGTGACAAGCTCACCGAGTCCGTCAAAGGTGTTATGACGTATTCCAACGGAAATTTCAAGGTGAATCCGGAGGGGAACCTTCCAGCTATCACTTCCGGGGGGCTGGAACAAGCAACAACAACGATTCAGCAGGCCGATGGTAAGTTGACAATTGCAACTTTCAATGTGGAAAATTTCAGCAAGAAGGATGCAGCGAGAGCTGTCAAAATCGGTGGAATTGTAGTCAATAATCTAAAAAATCCTGATATTATTGGCATTATGGAAGTACAAGATAATGATGGAGCTACAGACAGTGGAACAACTGCTGCGGATGCAAGTTTCCAAACCCTAATTGATGCTATTGCATCTAAAGGCGGCCCTACTTATAAATACACGGATATTGCTCCAGAAAACAATAAGGATGGTGGAGCTCCGGGAGGGAACATCCGCGTAGGATTCTTATACAATGAGTCACGTGTAACCCTGAAACAAGGAAATAAAGGGGATGCAGTGACGGGTATCCAAGTGGAATCGGACGGGAGTTTGTCCCTGAATCCTGGACGCATTGATCCAACAAACGATGCTTTTGCAAGCTCGCGTAAACCGCTCGCCGCCGAATTCGAATTCAATGGAGAACGTGTTGTTGTGATTGCAAATCATCTGAATTCCAAAGGCGGCGATTTGAAGCCTTACGGAAGTATACAGCCGGCGACAAGAAGCAGTGAGATTCAACGTGCACGACAGGCGACTGCTGTGAACGGTTTTATTAAGGAACTGTTAAGTAAAGACCCAAAGGTCAATGTCACAGTTCTCGGCGATTTCAATGACTTCCAGTTCTCCAAAACATTGAACATTGTTGAAGGGAATGAATTGGACAATCTGGTAAACAAACTGCCAGAGAACAAGCGCTACTCCTACATCTATGACGGGAATTCCCAGACACTGGATCACATTCTGGTGAGCAAAAACCTGTCTGATACTGCAGTAATCGAAGCTGTTCACGTGAATGCTGATTTCGAAGACTCTCATGGGCGCGTCAGTGATCATGATCCGCTGCTCGCCCAGCTAAGCATTGGAAGCACAGCGGAAGAAGGCGACTTCAACCTGCGTGTATTGCACACCAATGATACGCACGCGCATCTGGATAACATTCCGCGCCGCGTAACAGCTATCAAGGAAACACGCAATGATAACACCCTTGTGCTGGATGCAGGGGACGTATTCTCGGGTACACTGTATTTCAATCTCTTTAACGGCCTGGCCGACCTGGAGTTCATGAACATGATCGGATACGATGCCATGACCTTCGGAAACCATGAGTTTGATAAAGGGCCAAGTGCACTGAAAGCTTTTATTGAACAAGCGAACTTCCCGTTTGTGAGTGCCAATATCGACTATACCAAGGATGCGAATTTGGGTAGCCTGTACAACGGTACCATCGGGAATCCAGGCGAGAATTCTCAAATCTATCCGGCCATTATTACGGAAGTGAACGGTGAGAAGGTTGGAATCTTTGGCTTGACGACACCGGATACCGTATCCCTTTCCTCGCCGGGAGATGATCTGAAGTTTAGGGATTACAAGGCAAGTGCTCAGGCTACGGTGAACATGCTGAAAGATGAAGGTATCAACAAAATCATCGCGCTGACCCATCTGGGTTACTCGGAAGACCTGAAGCTGGCAGAAGCTGTAGAAGGCATCGACATTGTGGTTGGTGGTCATTCACACACCATTCTGAACAAACCGGTGGTTGTGGATACGCACATGGACCCGACGCTTGTGGTACAGACAGGTGAATATGACGTTTCGTTGGGTCAACTGGATGTAACGTTTGATGAAGCAGGCGTGTTGAAAACATGGAACGGCAAGTTGCTGAACCTGGATGCGAAGGATGCCTCTGGAGCATACGTCTACGCCAATGATCCGGAAGCAACAGAGAAACTGGCAAGTTATGCAGGGCCTCTGGCCGAGTTCAAAAAAGAAGTCATCGGTAAAACGAATGTATTCCTTGATGGCGAACGCGGCAGCGTACGCAAGCAGGAAACCAACCTTGGTAATCTGATGACAGACGGCATGCTGGAGAAAGTGAAATCCATAGTGAAGGAAAGCGACGTTAAAGGATATGTCGCCATCCAAAACGGTGGAGGTATTCGGGCTTCGTTCCAAAAAGGAGATATCACGTTAGGTGATCTGCTAACCGTGATGCCATTCGGCAACAACTTGTCTGCATTAAAAATGACAGGTAAGGAAATTACGGCTGCGCTTGAAAATGGCGTGAGCGGTGTGGAAACAGGAGAAGGGCGTTTCCCGCAAGTTTCAGGCATGCGTTTCTACTACGATTCCACGAAGCCGGGTGAGAAAATTGATGCGATAACCAATACGGTGACCCAAGTCGGTCAACGAGTCCTCAAAGTACAAATTAAAAATGCCAATGGCACGTATACGGATATCGACCCAAACGGGTATTACATCGTCGCGACAAACTCGTTTATGGCTAACGGTGGAGACTTCTACCGCGCCATGAGAGTGGCGAAGGATGACAACCGATACTATGAACTGAATCTGGTGGATTATGAAATCTTCCATGAACATTTGGACCGTGTAGGTACGGTAAACCAGACAACGGAAGGACGGAGTACCGATCTGAAGGGAGCGCCACTTCCGGGTGATGGGAATGGAAGCAACCCTGGCAATGGCGGCAATCCGGGCAGTGGTAATAGTGGTGGAGGCACAACGACACCAACCACACCTGTAACGCCAACGAACCCAACTACTCCGACCACACCAACAACACCATCCGTCCCGGGTAATGGTAATAGCGGAGGAACCACGCCAACCAATCCGGGTACAGTTTTAAAAGATATCGGCAATCATTGGGCGGTAGCTGCCATTGAGCAGGCCATTTCCCGGGGAATTGTGAATGGATATCAAGACGGTAATTTCCGTCCGAATGCTCCGGCAACACGCGCCGAGTTCATTGTGATGCTGGCAAGAGCATTTGAACTTCCAGCCAGCACTAAGGCGTTGACGTTCAAGGATGCTTCCAAAATTCCGGCTTGGGCACAATCCTTTATTGCTCAAGCTGTAGAACAGGGAATCATCAGTGGATATACAGATGAGACGTTCCGTGCATCCGGCAAAGTATCACGTGTGGAGATGACCGTTATGCTTGTAAGAGCATTGGGGCTTCCAGTTGATTCGAAATCCACATTAACCTTTGCAGATGCGAATAAAGTACCTGCATGGGCCGTACCTTACATCGCAGCTGCATATGATGCAGGACTGGTGAAGGGTACAGGCAAGAACATGTTTAATCCGCTCACGGAAGCAACTCGTGCTGAAGTCGTGACATTGCTGATGTCAGCAAGTGAGTTTCAGGCGAAGTAA
- a CDS encoding immunity 17 family protein, producing the protein MQDQPVLIALLAIAAGIFSLLGGINNWDWFMKSFRAGLFVKTMGRQGARVVYGILGTVLITIGVLLLLIG; encoded by the coding sequence ATGCAAGATCAACCGGTTTTAATCGCACTATTAGCTATTGCTGCAGGGATTTTCAGTTTGTTAGGTGGGATCAACAATTGGGATTGGTTTATGAAGAGTTTTAGAGCAGGTCTCTTTGTGAAAACCATGGGACGTCAGGGTGCAAGAGTGGTGTATGGTATTTTAGGTACTGTGCTGATTACCATTGGTGTATTATTGTTGCTGATTGGGTAA
- a CDS encoding glycine betaine ABC transporter substrate-binding protein, which translates to MIPKIPLASWIEAIVDWMSTSLSGLFKVISIVIQEVVGFFSGLFMLPHPLLFIVILGILAYLVGRLPLTLFTVIGFLLVDNLGYWSQSMDTLGLVITSGLISILLGVPIGIWLAYSKTAARIITPLLDFMQTMPAFVYLLPAVTFFSLGVVPGVIASVIFAIPPTIRLTHLGIKQVSGELVEAADAFGSTSMQKLFKVQLPLALPTVMSGINQTIMLSLSMVVIASMIGAQGIGAEVYRAVTQLQIGKGFEAGLAVVVLAIVLDRFTQNLFMPGRKKTSRISSKQKAWITAAATLVVLVAGFSQYFIGGNSSSAGGNNTPANAIGEEVNYQIIGIDPGAGIMKSAAKAIDDYHLTDWTLIEGSGAAMTATLDKALKAEQPIIITGWTPHWMFNKYDLKYLDDPEKSFGDAEEIHTIARKGLKKDHPVAYEFLSRFKWTSDEMGEMMSAIQNGTSPEEAAKNYAEKHADQIDEWTKGLTPVNGDAFKLSYVAWDSEIASTNLLKYVMENKLGYKVNALQVEAGPMWTGVASGDVDASPAAWLPLTHADYWERYKDQVDDLGANMTGVRTGLVVPAYMTDVNSIADLETGAPSSTPSANANVGNEVNHQIIGIDPGAGIMKSTASAIEKYGLSDWKLVEGSGAAMTATLDKAVKNKEPVIVTGWTPHWMFNAYDLKYLDDPEGVYGEAEQIHTIARKGLKEDKPVAYEFLDRFSWTPEDMGEIMVAIQDGEDPQKAAAAFAEKHSDKVAEWTKGLTPVNGDTIKLSYVAWDSEIASTNLLEYILKEKLGYKVTSLQVEIGPMWTGIANGDVDATPAAWLPLTSADYYNKYKDQIDDLGPNMDGAKTGLVVPTYMDINSIEDLKDN; encoded by the coding sequence ATGATTCCCAAAATACCACTAGCATCGTGGATTGAAGCCATTGTTGACTGGATGAGCACTTCGCTCTCCGGATTATTTAAAGTGATATCTATCGTGATTCAGGAGGTTGTCGGATTTTTCTCCGGGTTGTTCATGCTTCCCCATCCGCTTCTGTTCATTGTAATACTTGGTATACTGGCATATCTCGTTGGGCGATTACCACTAACCCTTTTTACGGTTATTGGATTCCTGCTCGTAGATAACCTTGGATATTGGTCCCAATCTATGGATACATTGGGCCTGGTTATTACGTCAGGATTAATCTCCATCCTGCTTGGTGTTCCAATCGGAATCTGGCTCGCATACAGCAAAACCGCAGCCCGGATTATTACGCCATTGCTTGACTTTATGCAGACCATGCCTGCATTTGTCTACTTGCTGCCAGCTGTAACTTTCTTCAGTCTTGGTGTGGTTCCCGGTGTTATCGCGTCCGTAATATTTGCGATTCCACCTACGATTCGCCTGACTCACCTTGGCATTAAGCAGGTATCAGGCGAACTCGTTGAGGCAGCAGATGCTTTTGGTTCCACATCCATGCAAAAGTTGTTCAAAGTACAGCTTCCTCTTGCATTGCCTACTGTCATGTCAGGGATTAACCAAACGATCATGCTGTCGCTGTCCATGGTTGTTATTGCTTCCATGATCGGTGCACAGGGTATTGGTGCGGAAGTCTATCGTGCGGTAACGCAGTTGCAGATCGGTAAAGGATTTGAAGCAGGTCTGGCTGTCGTGGTACTCGCGATTGTGCTCGACCGTTTCACGCAAAATCTGTTTATGCCAGGTCGAAAGAAGACCTCCCGCATCTCGTCGAAACAAAAAGCCTGGATTACGGCTGCGGCAACACTGGTTGTACTCGTAGCTGGTTTCTCACAATACTTTATTGGTGGCAATAGTTCTTCTGCCGGCGGTAACAACACTCCAGCTAATGCTATTGGCGAAGAAGTCAATTATCAGATCATTGGTATCGACCCGGGTGCAGGTATTATGAAGTCCGCTGCCAAAGCCATCGATGATTATCATCTGACGGATTGGACCCTCATTGAAGGATCTGGTGCAGCGATGACGGCTACATTGGACAAAGCCCTTAAAGCTGAACAACCGATCATCATTACTGGTTGGACTCCACACTGGATGTTCAACAAATATGATCTGAAATATCTGGATGATCCGGAAAAATCTTTTGGTGATGCAGAAGAAATTCATACCATCGCACGTAAAGGCTTGAAAAAGGATCATCCGGTTGCTTATGAGTTCCTGTCCCGTTTCAAGTGGACTTCTGATGAAATGGGCGAGATGATGAGCGCCATCCAAAACGGCACATCTCCAGAAGAAGCGGCTAAAAACTATGCTGAGAAACATGCAGATCAGATTGACGAATGGACCAAAGGTCTGACGCCAGTTAACGGCGATGCATTTAAACTTAGCTATGTTGCCTGGGATTCCGAAATAGCAAGTACCAACTTGCTGAAATATGTTATGGAAAACAAGCTTGGCTATAAAGTTAACGCCCTTCAGGTTGAAGCTGGACCGATGTGGACGGGTGTCGCCTCAGGCGACGTAGATGCCTCTCCAGCAGCTTGGCTGCCATTGACTCACGCTGACTACTGGGAACGATACAAAGACCAGGTGGATGATCTGGGCGCCAACATGACCGGTGTACGGACAGGGCTCGTTGTACCTGCGTACATGACAGATGTTAATTCGATTGCAGATCTGGAAACAGGTGCTCCTTCCTCTACTCCATCGGCGAATGCCAATGTGGGAAATGAAGTAAATCATCAAATTATCGGTATCGATCCAGGTGCCGGAATCATGAAATCCACAGCGAGTGCCATTGAGAAATACGGTCTGTCTGACTGGAAACTGGTCGAAGGTTCAGGAGCCGCAATGACAGCTACGCTGGATAAAGCCGTTAAGAATAAAGAACCGGTTATCGTTACCGGTTGGACACCGCATTGGATGTTCAACGCATATGACTTGAAATACCTGGACGATCCGGAAGGTGTCTATGGCGAAGCCGAACAAATTCATACCATTGCCCGTAAAGGGCTAAAGGAAGACAAACCTGTCGCTTATGAATTCCTGGATCGCTTCTCCTGGACACCTGAGGATATGGGTGAAATCATGGTCGCCATTCAGGACGGAGAGGATCCCCAAAAAGCCGCAGCTGCTTTTGCTGAAAAGCATAGCGACAAAGTGGCTGAATGGACCAAAGGTCTGACCCCGGTGAATGGAGATACAATTAAACTGAGTTACGTAGCCTGGGACTCCGAGATTGCAAGTACCAACTTGCTGGAGTACATTTTGAAAGAAAAACTGGGTTACAAAGTAACCTCCCTACAGGTAGAGATTGGTCCAATGTGGACCGGTATCGCCAATGGTGATGTGGATGCAACTCCAGCCGCATGGCTGCCGCTCACCTCTGCAGATTATTATAACAAGTACAAAGATCAGATCGATGATCTCGGTCCAAATATGGACGGTGCCAAAACAGGTCTGGTTGTACCAACCTATATGGACATCAATTCCATTGAAGATCTAAAAGATAATTAA
- a CDS encoding quaternary amine ABC transporter ATP-binding protein, which produces MTILEVKNVSKLFGPQTEQGIQLLEQGWGKEKLAKEKQITVGVNRVNMEIKEGEIFVIMGLSGSGKSTLVRMFNRLIEPTSGEILVHGKDLRKMNKEQLREVRRKTISMVFQKFALFPHRTVLDNVEYGLEIQKVDKDKRREKAKTSLELVGLKGWEDKMPDELSGGMQQRVGLARALANDPEVLLMDEAFSALDPLIRRDMQDELIELQDKMKKTIIFITHDLDEALRIGDRIALMKDGAVVQIGTPEEIMIQPANSYVARFVEDVDLSKVLTASHVMRRPETITLDRGPRVALELMRERGISNLFVIDRSKKLLGVITAEDATRAMRENKVLNDILITDGPTVSPETLIHELFEIVSSAHVPLAVVGENGRLQGVIVRGALLGALSGEVAVKEELANDSQNTTSIVD; this is translated from the coding sequence ATGACCATACTTGAAGTTAAGAATGTAAGTAAACTGTTTGGCCCCCAAACCGAGCAAGGGATTCAATTATTGGAGCAAGGTTGGGGTAAAGAAAAGTTGGCCAAAGAAAAACAGATAACGGTTGGTGTCAACCGGGTCAACATGGAAATTAAAGAAGGCGAAATTTTCGTCATCATGGGACTATCAGGGAGTGGTAAATCGACGCTGGTTCGAATGTTCAATCGTCTGATTGAACCGACATCGGGAGAGATTCTCGTACATGGCAAAGATTTACGCAAGATGAACAAAGAACAATTGCGCGAAGTGCGTCGGAAAACGATCAGCATGGTGTTCCAGAAGTTTGCGTTATTCCCGCACCGTACCGTTCTCGATAATGTGGAGTATGGACTCGAGATTCAAAAGGTAGATAAAGATAAACGTCGGGAAAAAGCGAAAACCTCGCTTGAACTGGTCGGCCTTAAAGGCTGGGAAGATAAAATGCCGGATGAGCTCAGTGGCGGGATGCAACAACGTGTAGGTTTGGCTCGTGCGCTGGCAAATGATCCGGAAGTACTGTTAATGGATGAAGCCTTTAGTGCACTTGATCCGTTGATTCGTCGTGATATGCAGGATGAGCTGATTGAGCTTCAGGATAAAATGAAAAAGACTATTATTTTCATTACCCATGACTTGGACGAAGCGCTGCGCATCGGCGATCGCATTGCCCTCATGAAAGACGGCGCAGTCGTACAGATCGGTACTCCGGAAGAAATCATGATTCAACCGGCCAACTCATATGTGGCCCGCTTCGTCGAAGACGTGGATTTGTCCAAAGTCCTTACCGCATCTCATGTTATGCGACGTCCTGAAACGATTACACTTGACCGTGGTCCTCGTGTTGCCCTCGAATTAATGCGCGAACGTGGTATTTCCAACCTGTTTGTCATTGACCGTTCGAAGAAACTGCTTGGTGTCATTACTGCAGAAGATGCAACCCGTGCAATGCGGGAAAACAAAGTGTTGAACGATATTCTGATCACGGATGGGCCTACTGTATCGCCTGAAACCCTGATTCATGAATTGTTCGAAATTGTAAGTTCAGCCCATGTGCCGCTCGCTGTTGTTGGCGAAAATGGCCGTCTGCAAGGTGTTATCGTCCGCGGTGCCCTGCTTGGAGCACTTAGCGGTGAAGTTGCAGTAAAGGAGGAACTTGCAAATGATTCCCAAAATACCACTAGCATCGTGGATTGA